A region of Sulfurovum sp. DNA encodes the following proteins:
- the aat gene encoding leucyl/phenylalanyl-tRNA--protein transferase, with protein sequence MGSMFKEEIYCIPPLSNYSYSFPSPRFASDEGLLAYGGDLSSVRILTAYRNGIFPWYNKGDPILWWSPSPRLLLYPGKFIVQKSFRRILRNAGFSVTFDRHFSKVIHHCATIMRKGQNGSWILPEIQEAYIRLHEEGYAHSIEVHKEGKLVGGLYGISMGKAFFGESMFSLVKDASKVAFKALSDVLVEKSYDFIDCQMETDHMIRLGAVTVSRDYFLDLLDQTLQKPSELGNWQHFHWEYKEKENDGK encoded by the coding sequence ATGGGTTCTATGTTTAAAGAAGAGATATATTGTATTCCTCCTTTAAGTAATTACTCCTATAGTTTTCCTAGCCCACGTTTTGCCTCAGATGAGGGATTGCTTGCCTATGGTGGTGATCTCTCATCTGTTCGTATTCTGACAGCATATAGAAATGGTATTTTCCCTTGGTACAATAAGGGTGACCCAATTTTATGGTGGTCTCCTAGTCCAAGATTGTTACTCTACCCTGGTAAATTCATTGTGCAAAAATCTTTTCGACGCATATTGCGAAATGCTGGTTTTAGTGTAACTTTTGATAGACATTTTTCTAAGGTGATACACCACTGTGCAACAATCATGCGAAAAGGACAGAATGGTTCATGGATTCTTCCTGAGATACAGGAAGCATACATCAGGCTACACGAAGAAGGATATGCCCATAGTATTGAGGTACATAAAGAGGGAAAACTGGTTGGGGGACTGTATGGAATTTCTATGGGAAAGGCCTTTTTTGGGGAGTCAATGTTTTCACTGGTGAAAGATGCCTCCAAGGTTGCCTTTAAGGCGCTCAGTGATGTTTTAGTTGAGAAAAGTTATGATTTTATTGATTGCCAGATGGAAACAGACCATATGATTCGACTAGGAGCAGTTACAGTCAGTAGAGATTATTTTCTTGATTTGCTTGACCAAACACTGCAAAAACCAAGTGAACTAGGAAATTGGCAACATTTTCATTGGGAATATAAGGAAAAAGAAAACGATGGTAAATAA